ATCTGGGAGTTGGAGTTAAGTATCCAAGAGTGGGAGGGATTTATCGGAGTAGGAGTGAAGGGTTTTGGAAGTGAGTGATTTATTGTGGAGTAGGAGTGAATTATCTGAGAGTGTGAGTGAAGTATCTGAGTGGGAGTGAAATATCTGTGAGTGGGAATAAATTATCTGTGAGTGGGAATAAAGTATCTGTGAGTGGGAGTGAATTATCTGAGAGTGCGAGTGATTTAATGGGAGGAGTGGGAGTAAATTATATGGATGTAAAGTACCCAGAAGTTAGAGTAATTTATTTCGGAGTTAATTATTCATGGTGGGGGTGAGTTATCAGTCAGTGGGAGTGAGTTATCAGTCAGTGGAGTAAAGTATCTGTTAGTGTTAAAATATCCAAGAGTGAGGACCAGAAAGAGTAGGGAGAATGAAGTATCCAGGAGTGTGGCATTGACCAGCAAATAGTGGTAGGAGAAGGATGAGGGAGTGCAAAGTTGACTAAAAAAAAAGTAGTGGGAGTAAAGAATCTAGGGGTGGAAAGTGAAGTGTTTAGGAGTGGAGAGTGAAGTATCTGAGAGTGGAGAGTGAAGTATCTGAGAGTGGAGAGTGAAGTATCTAGAAGTGGAAAGTGAAGTATCTAGGAGTGGAGAGTGAAGTATCTACGAGTGGAGAGTGAAGTATCTACGAGTGGAGAGTGAAGTATCTAGGAGTGGAGAGTGAAGTATCTAGGAGTGGAGAGTGAAGTATCTAGAAGTGGAAAGTGAAGTATCTAGGAGTGGAGAGTGAAGTATCTAGGAGTTAAGAGTGAAGTATCCAGGACTGGAGAGTGAAGTATCTAGGAGTGGAAAGTGAAGTATCTACGAGTGGAGAGTAAAAGTATTTAGGAGTGGAGAGTGAAGTACAGTATCTAGAAGTGGAGAGTGAAGTATCTGGGAGTGGAGAGTGAAGTATCTAGGAGTGGAGAGTGAAGTATCTACGAGTAGAGAGTGAAGTATCTAGGAGTGGAAAGTGAAGTATCTGAGAGTGGAAAGTGAAGTATCTAGGAGTGGAGAGTGAAGTATCTAGAAGTGGAAAGTGAAGTATCTAGGAGTGGAGAGTGAAGTATCTACGAGTGGAGAGTGAAGTATCTACGAGTGGAGAGTGAAGTATCCAGGAGTGGAGAGTGAAGTATCTGGGAGTGGAGAGTGAAGTATCTAGAAGTGGAGAGTGAAGTATCTAGAAGTGGAAAGTGAAGTATCTACGAGTGGAGAGTGAAGTATCCAGGAGTGGAGAGTGAAGTATCCAGGAGTGGAGAGTGAAGTATCTACGAGTGGAGAGTGAAGTATCTAGGAGTGGAAAGTGAAGTATCTAGGAGTGGAGAGTGAAGTATCTAGGAGTGGAGAGTGAAGTATCTACGAGTGGAGAGTGTAGTATCTAGGAGTAGTGGAGAGTGAAGTATCTAGGAGTAGTGGAGAGTGAAGTATCTAGGAGTAGTGGAGAGTGAAGTATCTAGGAGTAGTGGAGAGTGAAGTATCTAGGAGTGGAAAGTGAAGTATCTAGGAGTGGAGAGTGAAGTATCTATGAGTGGAGAGTGAAGTATCTAGGAGTGGAGAGTGAAGTATCTAGGAGTGGAGAGTGAAGTATCTAGAAGTGGAAAGTGAAGTATCTAGGAGTGGAGAGTGAAGTATCTACGAGTGGAGAGTGAAGTATCTAGGAGTGGAGAGTGAAGTATCTAGGAGTGGAGAGTGAAGTATCTAGAAGTGGAAAGTGAAGTATCTAGGAGTGGAGAGTGAAGTATCTAGGAGTGGAGAGTGAAGTATCTAGGAGTTAAGAGTGAAGTATCCAGGACTGGAGAGTGAAGTATCTAGGAGTGGAAAGTGAAGTATCTACGAGTGGAGAGTAAAAGTATTTAGGAGTGGAGAGTGAAGTACAGTATCTAGGAGTGGAGAGTGAAGTATCTGGGAGTGGAGAGTGAAGTATCTAGGAGTGGAGAGTGAAGTATCTACGAGTAGAGAGTGAAGTATCTAGGAGTGGAAAGTGAAGTATCTGAGAGTGGAAAGTGAAGTATCTAGGAGTGGAGAGTGAAGTATCTAGAAGTGGAAAGTGAAGTATCTAGGAGTGGAGAGTGAAGTATCTACGAGTGGAGAGTGAAGTATCTACGAGTGGAGAGTGAAGTATCCAGGAGTGGAGAGTGAAGTATCTGGGAGTGGAGAGTGAAGTATCTAGAAGTGGAGAGTGAAGTATCTAGAAGTGGAAAGTGAAGTATCTACGAGTGGAGAGTGAAGTATCCAGGAGTGAAGAGTGAAGTATCCAGGAGTGGAGAGTGAAGTATCTAGGAGTGGAGAGTGAAGTATCTAGGAGTGGAGAGTGAAGTATCTAGGAGTGGAGAGTAAAAGTATCTACGAGTGGAGAGTAAAAGTATCTACGAGTGGAGAGTAAAAGATCTACGAGTGGAGAGTGAAGTATCTACGAGTGGAGAGTGAAGTATCTAGGAGTGGAAAGTGAAGTATCTAGGAGTGGAGAGTGAAGTATCTAGGAGTGGAGAGTGAAGTATCTACGAGTGGAGAGTGTAGTATCTAGGAGTAGTGGAGAGTGAAGTATCTAGGAGTAGTGGAGAGTGAAGTATCTAGGAGTAGTGGAGAGTGAAGTATCTAGGAGTAGTGGAGAGTGAAGTATCTAGGAGTGGAAAGTGAAGTATCTAGGAGTGGAGAGTGAAGTATCTAGGAGTGGAGAGTGAAGTATCTAGGAGTGGAGAGTGAAGTATCTAGGAGTGGAGAGTGAAGTATCTAGGAGTGGAGAGTGAAGTATCTAGGAGTGGAGAGTGAAGTATCTAGGAGTGGAGAGTGAAGTATCTAGGAGTGGGGAATTAACCAGGGAGGGAAGTATTAGTAGAGTAAAATAGGAATAGTTGAGAAGAATGTCATTCTATATACAGCAGAatacctattaaagggacacatttaggacctaacaaagtgtccactgaatagggatgtccaaaATAAGAGGTTCTACTtctgtatatataaatcaataattattatacctACTTTTAGGTGGTGCCAATGTACTTTTTTCGGAATTTATTTCAACATAAAAGCATTGTTAATTTACTGTCTTATTAATGCATTACACATAGATTAAAAGTCATATCTTATAGATTATACTACAGTTTATGTTATGAAAGTAATATACTATACATGTAgtgtataatttaattaaacattcATTTCAAGATTGTTTATAATGGGGTCGTGGCCCTTAGGCTAGAAATTTTACAGAATGAAATATCAATTCTGCGTTTAATATTAGCTTGATTACTTTACCAGATGAGTGagaaatattaatgaaaattaGACTAGcaacatattaataataataaagctataattataatatttgttaataatattttgtttgctaatttaagttttaattaataatttatttgttatcaatggttaatttttttaatcaaagtTTTAGtgtaataaaaagaaaaaataataataaaataataaaaaaaaaataataataatttgaagcATTTAAGaccaaataaatacatttttgtaaagtaaaagtaaaaattaaatagtattaaaatatattactaatattaaaaatatactgtaaaattaaaaacattgttttcgGAATAGAATATTTTGCTTCTCGTATTTGTACGCTTTTTTCTCTCTTGTGACTGTGTAGCTGTAAATGTTGATTCAATTTCTtgaaaaaactattaaaaactttataaatttgaatattcatcttttaatattcattaaactaattttgtttatataatgttgtaaattgttatcttttgaatatattggtttatttcaatttttttttttagaaatagtTTCAATAGAACATTGTTGTCTCTTGTAATCACCTTAACTTTtaactgtatattaatataatcaGTGAAAAATGTATATTAGAATTTTTACTAAGTTTAATTAATTGTCCATCTAGAATCATTTTGTAGTAGAAttctattttgtataaaatgtattgtatCATCAGTAAACATCGTTTTTATAATTATCACCAttccattatcatcatcataatcatcataatcatcatcaacatcatcaacaacataatcatcaccatcattaccatcatcatcatcatgatcattatcatcatcattatcatcattattatcatcatcacaaCATCATTATTacaatcatcattatcatcatcatcaccatcattaccatcatcatcaccatcattaccatcatcatcatcatcatgatcatcattatcatcatcatgatcatcatcatcatcatcatcatcatcatcatcatcatcatcatcatcatcattaccatcatcatcattacaatCATCACCaacatcatcattaccatcatcatcaacatcaacatcatcaacatcatcaccatcatcatcatcatcatcatcattataatcatcatcattacaatcatcatcatcataatcatcaccatcatcatcatcatcatcaccatcatcatcatcaacatcatcaccatcatcatcatcatcatcatcatcatcatcatcaccattatcatcatcatcaacatcatcatcaacatcagcATCATCAcaacatcaacatcatcatcatcatcatcatcaacatcatcatcatcatcaacatcatcatcatcatcatcatcatcatcatcatcaacatcatcatcatcaacatcatcatcaacatcacaacatcaacatcatcatcatcacatcatCATTATTTAACATAAACAATTTTGAATATGTAACATTTCAATTAAATCTAACaaagtattttgaaattgtTGAAATTTCAATCTAATCTATaatgacaattatatttattatcaatatcaagGGCAATATTCACATATGACTAGAGACACATTCTCTCTTGAGATCCATTCTATAATAGAAATCGCAATTAGATTGAATCGTATAAGAATGCTTAAGAGGTCAAGATAGCATATTCATACATTACCGTCACctttattaatatcttatcCTTCAAGACTTACCTGCTTTCCTATCATCTCATTTAAAATTCACGAGCGCAATTTTTCTGAAGATTGCGAAACATGAGAAGCGTTTACAACATAATTAGTTAGGTTTACAGCAAGTTTCATTTAAAATTGtggattttttttccattttaaataattgatacTACTATCATCAGAAGAGTGTAATTTCATTCTTCCCTGGTCTTTGCCATTGTCATCATTATactcatcatcataatcatcatcaccacAAACCATCATGATCAGTGTCAAATTCCTTACTTATTTGTATGACAACCAGTGTATTTCTTATGTTTGGATTGGTGTAGTACAACAGGTACATTTACTTAATATCAGTCATCATAATCAGTAACAGCAATTATAATGAatagtaaacatttattattatttactattgtTAGTCAGACATCTTAATTAATgccatgattttaaacaaaactttAAATACTTCATACATAGTCATTTTCTAAAACCTTctcagtttttttttctctgttAATTGATGTTTTACATAGATAAACCATCAACATTTCATTACATATTCTTTTCTACTTCTTTTGTTTATCAAgatcttttaaaaaaagaattgtatttcaaaaataaaacagtacttttgttttacttctttttcCCACCGCATTTTTATCTGGAACTTTTCCATTGCAAGATGTAATGTCATCTGTGATAAAGCAAAATTGTTACGATTATCTTCACATGCTTACTGACCAATCTATGTTGCGATAGCTTCATGCAATACACCAAATTCTCAAACTGGGATAGTGTTGTTAACACTCTCTCAATAAGTCTATCACAACAGCAATGGTTTGTAAACGTTTTGATGATTGATACGCTTGGTTGCTTCGTCATTTTTGACATTGCATCGGCCAATCAAAAAGTTTCTACATGTGCTATCagtatcataatttttttttttatcactgaATAGTTCATTGGTTTATAATTGTTACTTCACAAGATTTTATTGTTGTTTCATTATCATCGTTGTctttatcatcattttttttcatagtTATAGTCTTTTTCTacattttcatcattattattctCATTTCATAACATTTATCACCTTTACACAGAAATAAAGTTTCCAGTTTTCGTATTGTTTTTTCCTGATGTCATATTTTTTGAGTAATTTTTATCCTTAGTGATTTTGTTTGGTATTGTAGTGAGCTAGTAATTTATTACAttgtaaataattgtaatatataaTTGATAAACCCCTAGaatatgtgtactgtatgttcAAATACATTACCTTTAGGACCTGATTGTAATATCAAATCACTATAAGCAGTTAGCTAGCTTTAGATTTTGTCAAAAGATATGACTTGTTCatgatttgaaaaatattgtcTAAGCCTAGATTTTGTGCTTTTAAATTTAGTACGTCTGGTTGTAGGATCCAGTATGGTGCTTCTTTCATAAAGCACATAGGAAGGATAGCTTAAAATATTCATAGGCTGATTTCAAGTAGACCCGCCCCTGTCATCTACACCtaaattttgaaattgtaaTAATGGGCTCTTATTTTAAAATCCTAAATCTTCTACTATTGTTTTTTTCCACTGGcttaatgaatatttttttttgctggTATTCTATGGATTCAAACAGTAATGTAAGAAATAGGAATTAGTAGAAGATAAATGAAAAGTTACTGAATATACTATAGGTAGATGCTAAATAGTAATTCAAAACTAAttctataaaaagaaaacacattTACATGAAAATTGAGGTAGTGGAGCTGGTGGGTAACATGCTCGCCGTTGAATCCCAAGGTCTAGGTTCAATCCTAAACTGGTACCAGAGTATGTGACTCACACATGTTTTACTCCACTCCCTCAAATTAAACGATAAGGTTTATTTGTCATGTTCGTGAGTTAGGATATCTTTGTTCTCAAGcataatagtaataaatatttatgagtTTTCAAAAAGATAGAAAATACAATACTATTAAAGAAATCAATAGAAAAACATATCAAACATAGtgctattattatatttgaacaTGCAATGtctttaaattaaacaattgtCTTGACTGTCTTTGTAAAAGCCTAAAAAAACATGATGTAATTGGCTTTGTAAAGACGTTATTGAAGCCCTTAAGAAGTGAATATAAGATTGAGACAGAGTAGATAATTATTTTGTGGTCTGTTTATATTGAGATGGAGATGTGTTGTCATTATGTATCGTAAATCTATCTAGTATAAAGTGTTTGAAAAACATATTTACAGTAAACGCAAGAATAACATGAAAGACAGAATTTTTAATTTTCGTTTTATTGGTGTGTGCTTTTGCATAAATCGCATTAGCCTAAATATATAGTgaattacacatttttattatgtgaaaagataataatatatatgtttataaagtataaaattcGGCACCAAAAAAAGAAGGGAAATATGTTCCcaaaatttgcataattaggtatatatttatttaaaatatctagagaccttaaaataaatactgatatTATAATGCACATACTGGTATAGCATACCTAAAAAAGTGAAAAGGAAGATATGGAAGGTTTTATTAGTGGGAATGTTAGATGTTGAAAATAGGGATGGGTGGGAGGCACACAATTTAGGAATTAGGCATTTGGCTATTATCTTGTAATGTTACAAGCATGTATCTCTTTATTGAttccatttttggaaaatgctattaataaactttattattgttgttatttattattatgctaattagtgtttttttgtatgtttaaaTCACCCTTATTCTGTAAGTGATGTTCCTACCATACATTTACTATttgtaataatcattatttcaattgatattaataatttcttCACATTGTACCCTTGTTGTTCTCCATTTTGTTAGATATTTTCACAAAATATagaattattaaatatgtattttaaatattgtctttgtatttatatattgtaatgatgccatagtttatttatataatatttgaatttatatatCTTTGTCTTCTACTGTAAAATACCATTGTAATTGTCGCATGGAAAACTTTGTCGTTTAGTTTAGTACCGTAGTAACATTGTAATAAAGTTTTATGGTTTAATTTGCAACATATTCATGTTGTTTATTATCACCATGGCGATGTTGTTAGTAGATATATATATAGCCTTTTGAAGTTATTGCAAGCAATGGTAAAGTTGTTTTTACAATGCAATGACATCATGGAGATAATTTTGAGAACAATTAATTTAGATGAAGTATTCACCGAAAACTAAAAACAGTGAATCAATTTTCAACAAATGACAAACCACCTGTTATATGATAACAGCCTTTAACGTATTCATAACTCGTTGTGTACGTGTGCCATTTTGGTTTTCTTCTCAATACTAACTCCATGTGTAACACttgcaaaataaaaatttgcATATAACATCTACCTTAAAGCTAGAAAGATAAACACATATCATTGGAAAAAAATTTGAATGCCATGTAGACGTGATGTAACTTGGCTGTTAAATTAATTTCTGAGAAATATTATCTTTCTATTTTAAAGGTGAATCATGTTTTGGCTCgtaaatgattttttaatatGAAAATGACATGGTATGTTATTAACTTTATTTCAGAGCAACTGGACCGAATCGAAGAAGGTCTGGACCAAATTAATGCCGACATGAAGGAGGCGGAAGAGAATTTAGCTGGATTAGAAGCCTGTTGCGGAATATGTACATGCCCGTGGAAAAAGTAATAGGGCGCTTTCGATTTGCAATTACCTATGACATAGGTCATGTTATTCGATCTGTCGTCGGCCATTACATGGAGCTGGACGCCACCTATGTATAGAGCAAGGAAGCACATCCCCAACTTCCCCtcatgcgcacaatgaattaaaatcaacatgatgTAGTAGGTTGTCGGTCGTCCCAAATCCCAAACATGATGTTTAACACTCGACTGGCTCCTTGATTTTGAGCGGCCTTTGATCCTTTGATATCATTCtcaaaattaataaattcatttttgaaTTCTATGAGTAATCTGTAAACAAGTCATAAGAGATCAAATAagcaattttaatattaacgtGTACAATAAAGGTCATATGAGAAATTGACCTAGTAATTTACTGGATTGAAAATTGTTGTTAATTTCTTAGTGTAATGGCTAGTAACACCATTTATGTTTATTGGAGATAATATAAATCTTTTGACTATGTGTTTTGTAGCTAGTTTATGAATGTAAACACTGTCAAATGTTAATTGGTTAACACAAAATACTTACACACATTGAAAATTGGCTAGCAAGCAATACCATTTATGAttggatataaatattttgactGTGTTTTGTAGCCAATTTACTAGATAAGGAATGTAAACACTATCAAATGTTCATTGATTAACGCacaaaataaagtaaacacATCACATCAGATCATTAATTGAATTTACTGACTATTATTACAGATGTTTTTTACGTTAAATTTTACAGAAGTGCTTGTTTGATCTtttatgaaaatgaatgaaaataattgttaaattaattatatttctgTCTTTCCAAATTTTAGAATGTTTAACTTTGAAGGTGGTGATGATTACAAGAAGACTTGGCAAGGCAATGATGATGGTGCGACGGGCGCTCAACCGATGCGTGTAGGCGATGATAGAGATGCCTGTGCGGGCAACTCTTCCTATGTTACTAGGTATCTTTTGAATGTTCTAGAGCAGCATGGTGCAAtcattttttaacctttttggtttaaaatttattttataattagaaTTCTTTGATAAAGGTTTAAAAAGATTGTGGAGGTCACTCCAATGtgataaagattaataaatagatattacattacagtacttaaatatatattatattactgcAAGCACTGAGTACCTACAGAAATGGCACTCTCAAAGTAAAATTGAGAGGAATATTACACTTAACACAACAAATACACTATTTCAAATAAACATATGGCACAATAGCTTAGCGGTTAAATTTGTATACTAATTccaaggtccctggttcaaatccagACTTTGCCACGATACCATGATTTTTCTTTATGACCTCCTCCATCTTTAAATGAGATTTTGTTTAAATAGAAAGCAAGGTTTAAGCCGTCCTCTACTGTAATAGGCATTCCCTCCGCAAAGCTCTGTTTAAGCCGTCCTCTACTGTAATAGGCATTCCCTCcgcaaagctctgtctacattttatgtgacaaaaaaaaagtgatttgcccatatggacatgatgatgtcatgtcactaaaACATATTTCGCCATAtcacactaccatattttggcaaatcacactttttttgtcaaactagtttgatagtgtagacagagctttggggggggggggggggaatagAATGTTATAAATAAGTTCTTCATGGATACTGTCTACCGTTTGATGATACATGACTATTTTTTAGGATAACGAATGACGCTCGAGAAGACGAGATGGATGAAAACATCGGACAAGTCAACTCTTTAGTAGGCAACCTACGGCACATGGCTCTTGATATGCAGAATGAAATATCGGGCCAGAACCAACAAATCGACCGCATTAACGACAAGGTGAGGAGGCTTgcataaatataaaaagaacttttatcatttcatttatttcatcaatttaaaaacatgataaaacaaaacaggacTAAAcaacaggattaaacaaaagcaAACTTAATTGCTGTACAAATTTTCTCCACCGAcaacaggattaaacaaaagcaAACTTAATTGCTGTACAAATTTTCTCCACCGTCACATCAATTTGTGTGAACCATTGTTTGTGTagcttaagctctatctacactttcaaactttatgtgacaaaaaaaatgtaatatgcccatatatagacacgatgatgtcatatcactaccatatttgggtatacccctaccatatttgggcacatcacactttttttttgtcaaactagtttaataatgtagacagagatCTACATTACTATAGTTGACAAGATGCTTCAAAACTTGTACATCACGATGACATTATTCAAAGAGAACATTTCAAAATTCATCcaataaatatttgattattatcaACCATGAATAATTCAGTTAACACCGATGAAATTCAACCCTGGTTTTAATCTAATATATTCTCCCATACCTACATTTTAAATTGAGTTATCAACATCAATAGCAATTTAGTAGTCATTCAGGGACAGTGCAATTATATGTGTGAAAAATGATTGCATGTTTTTTCCCTATGATTTCAATCGCTATGGGTTCAGACTTATCAAAATTGGGTAGCAAAAAAGTCATCTTTTCTTTGttgtaaatttttaaaataatatagcgGTAAGCAAAAATGTGTgcatatttttttctaaaatcttaaggtctatctacactatcaaactttatgtgacaaaaaaatgtgatgtgcccatatatggacatgacgatgtcatatcactactatatttgacctacgtaatttgaccaatcacgatgtGATAggtcatccgaactgtcgcttttgattggttaaCATACTTGCATTGCGCCTGTGTCGTTTAATGGATATCCCGGATTTTGAAACAGAGGGTCTAAAATGAAGTCTTAAACTGAAGAATCTTATCAatatcttttgcattgtaaatTTCA
The window above is part of the Antedon mediterranea chromosome 10, ecAntMedi1.1, whole genome shotgun sequence genome. Proteins encoded here:
- the LOC140059770 gene encoding synaptosomal-associated protein 25-like isoform X5; the protein is MAMDEDNAMRSELEELQRKADATTDESLESTRRMLTLVEEAKDSGLNTLVMLDEQGEQLDRIEEGLDQINADMKEAEENLAGLEACCGICTCPWKKMFNFEGGDDYKKTWQGNDDGATGAQPMRVGDDRDACAGNSSYVTRITNDAREDEMDENIGQVNSLVGNLRHMALDMQNEISGQNQQIDRINDKAESNNERIQVADKRAKDILRKQ
- the LOC140059770 gene encoding synaptosomal-associated protein 25-like isoform X3, with the translated sequence MFGGAPEESDEGKGVANGKKEGGGGGGEGGEEGEQVQEVNPIDAKTIESLESTRRMLTLVEESQDVGIKTLVMLDEQGEQLDRIEEGLDQINADMKEAEENLAGLEACCGICTCPWKKMFNFEGGDDYKKTWQGNDDGATGAQPMRVGDDRDACAGNSSYVTRITNDAREDEMDENIGQVNSLVGNLRHMALDMQNEISGQNQQIDRINDKAQSNVGRISVANERAAKLLK
- the LOC140059770 gene encoding synaptosomal-associated protein 25-like isoform X4 codes for the protein MAMDEDNAMRSELEELQRKADATTDESLESTRRMLTLVEESQDVGIKTLVMLDEQGEQLDRIEEGLDQINADMKEAEENLAGLEACCGICTCPWKKMFNFEGGDDYKKTWQGNDDGATGAQPMRVGDDRDACAGNSSYVTRITNDAREDEMDENIGQVNSLVGNLRHMALDMQNEISGQNQQIDRINDKAESNNERIQVADKRAKDILRKQ
- the LOC140059770 gene encoding synaptosomal-associated protein 25-like isoform X2, with product MFGGAPEESDEGKGVANGKKEGGGGGGEGGEEGEQVQEVNPIDAKTIESLESTRRMLTLVEEAKDSGLNTLVMLDEQGEQLDRIEEGLDQINADMKEAEENLAGLEACCGICTCPWKKMFNFEGGDDYKKTWQGNDDGATGAQPMRVGDDRDACAGNSSYVTRITNDAREDEMDENIGQVNSLVGNLRHMALDMQNEISGQNQQIDRINDKAESNNERIQVADKRAKDILRKQ
- the LOC140059770 gene encoding synaptosomal-associated protein 25-like isoform X1, with amino-acid sequence MFGGAPEESDEGKGVANGKKEGGGGGGEGGEEGEQVQEVNPIDAKTIESLESTRRMLTLVEESQDVGIKTLVMLDEQGEQLDRIEEGLDQINADMKEAEENLAGLEACCGICTCPWKKMFNFEGGDDYKKTWQGNDDGATGAQPMRVGDDRDACAGNSSYVTRITNDAREDEMDENIGQVNSLVGNLRHMALDMQNEISGQNQQIDRINDKAESNNERIQVADKRAKDILRKQ